In Candidatus Methylomirabilota bacterium, one DNA window encodes the following:
- a CDS encoding DegQ family serine endoprotease: MVYRVREYLNHKRFGPTTLAAVALSFLLVGLGMAADLHGKGPSELEDHDTRAKTLAAPAKPSSFADLVNKLGPTVVNIKVTKVEKVAAFQWPQSPEGPFGEFFKRFFKEMPHPPEHFRPQGAGSGVIISRDGYIVTNNHVVEGAKEVTVTLSDKQEHTARIVGRDPKTDLAVLKIDATEPLPVAAMGDSDHLNVGDWVVAIGNPFGLSNTVTAGIVSAKGRIIGAGPYDDFIQTDASINPGNSGGPLFNVRGEVVGINTAINPMGQGIGFAIPINMVKPLIPQLVATGEVTRGYLGVSIQSITPDLAKALKLENRKGALVGDVVSASPAKKAGIRRGDVIIAFNNKTVKGVRDLPAMVAETPVGQEVTVTILRDGIKHQLPITVGKLPSESANSEESSKAAKGKWGLLLQDVTPQMAKELGLNADHGVVVAGVQPGSPADLAGIHTGDIILQVNRQPANSVKDVTDVIAKADDEEALLLLVKRDRGSFFVALEKKA; this comes from the coding sequence ATGGTGTACAGGGTACGGGAGTACTTGAACCACAAGCGCTTTGGGCCAACGACGTTGGCGGCTGTCGCCTTGTCCTTTCTCCTGGTCGGCCTTGGGATGGCGGCCGACCTCCATGGAAAAGGCCCTTCAGAGCTTGAGGATCACGACACCAGAGCCAAGACATTGGCGGCGCCGGCCAAACCCAGCTCCTTTGCCGACCTGGTGAATAAACTGGGACCGACCGTCGTCAATATTAAGGTAACCAAGGTTGAGAAAGTTGCAGCCTTTCAATGGCCCCAGAGTCCAGAAGGGCCCTTCGGAGAGTTCTTTAAACGATTTTTCAAGGAGATGCCACACCCCCCCGAGCACTTTCGTCCCCAGGGGGCAGGATCGGGAGTCATCATCAGCCGTGACGGCTACATCGTGACGAACAACCATGTGGTGGAAGGCGCCAAGGAGGTGACCGTTACCCTGTCCGACAAGCAGGAGCACACAGCGCGAATCGTGGGACGAGATCCCAAAACAGACCTGGCGGTGCTGAAGATCGACGCCACAGAGCCTCTCCCCGTCGCGGCCATGGGTGACTCCGATCACCTGAACGTCGGTGACTGGGTCGTTGCCATCGGGAACCCGTTTGGCTTGAGCAACACCGTGACCGCCGGGATCGTGAGTGCCAAGGGACGCATCATCGGTGCCGGCCCTTACGATGATTTCATTCAGACCGATGCTTCCATCAACCCAGGTAACTCCGGCGGCCCTCTGTTCAACGTGAGGGGTGAGGTGGTCGGTATCAACACTGCGATCAATCCCATGGGGCAAGGGATCGGATTTGCCATCCCGATCAACATGGTCAAGCCCCTCATTCCGCAGTTGGTGGCGACCGGTGAGGTGACCCGCGGCTACCTCGGGGTCAGCATCCAGTCGATCACCCCTGACTTGGCGAAGGCGCTCAAGCTAGAGAACAGGAAGGGGGCCCTTGTGGGAGATGTCGTATCGGCGAGCCCTGCCAAAAAGGCAGGGATCCGGCGCGGTGACGTGATCATCGCCTTCAACAACAAGACGGTCAAAGGCGTCCGCGACCTGCCAGCCATGGTTGCCGAAACTCCGGTGGGCCAGGAGGTCACCGTCACCATTCTCCGGGATGGCATAAAACACCAGCTTCCCATCACCGTCGGAAAGCTCCCCTCCGAGTCGGCCAATAGTGAGGAGTCCAGCAAAGCCGCAAAGGGAAAGTGGGGACTTCTGCTCCAGGATGTAACCCCTCAGATGGCGAAGGAGCTTGGCCTGAACGCTGATCACGGCGTTGTAGTCGCCGGCGTCCAGCCAGGGAGCCCTGCGGATCTGGCAGGCATCCATACGGGTGACATCATCCTCCAGGTGAACCGCCAACCGGCGAACTCGGTTAAAGACGTCACGGATGTCATCGCCAAAGCCGACGACGAGGAAGCGCTCTTGCTCCTGGTGAAGCGGGACCGAGGAAGTTTCTTCGTCGCTCTGGAGAAGAAAGCATGA